From a region of the Dissulfurirhabdus thermomarina genome:
- a CDS encoding PhoH family protein — protein sequence MAEKVRTFEDNQLARALYGEQGRNLHALEEALGVECHVRGNQVTLAGDAAGVELADRAVAQLYGLLREGYPLFEGDVEFAAQILSADPGADLREIFLDKIFISSGRRVVTPKSLAQKAYVDAIRRHDIVFGIGPAGTGKTYLAMAMAVAALVREEAARIVLARPAVEAGERLGFLPGDLAEKVNPYLRPLYDALYDMLPLDRASRLLDRGVIEVAPLAFMRGRTLNEAFVILDEAQNTTSEQMKMFLTRLGYGSKAVITGDVTQIDLPEKQASGLVEAEAILRGVPGIAFIHFTHLDVVRHRLVRRIIQAYEDHEARRGGGRPPGEGAPVPGAG from the coding sequence ATGGCGGAGAAGGTCCGGACCTTCGAGGACAACCAGCTGGCGCGGGCCCTCTATGGGGAGCAGGGTCGAAATCTCCACGCGCTGGAGGAGGCGCTCGGCGTCGAGTGCCACGTGCGGGGCAACCAGGTCACCCTCGCCGGCGACGCGGCCGGGGTGGAGCTGGCGGACCGGGCCGTGGCCCAGCTCTACGGCCTCCTCCGGGAGGGCTACCCCCTCTTCGAGGGCGACGTGGAGTTCGCCGCACAGATCCTGAGCGCCGATCCCGGGGCCGACCTCCGCGAGATCTTCCTCGACAAGATCTTCATCAGCTCCGGCCGCCGGGTGGTGACGCCCAAGAGCCTCGCCCAGAAGGCCTACGTCGACGCCATCCGCCGCCACGACATCGTCTTCGGCATCGGCCCGGCCGGCACCGGCAAGACCTATCTCGCCATGGCCATGGCCGTGGCGGCCCTGGTGAGGGAGGAGGCGGCCCGGATCGTCCTGGCCCGGCCCGCCGTGGAGGCCGGGGAACGGCTGGGCTTTTTGCCGGGGGATCTCGCGGAGAAGGTCAACCCCTACCTCCGGCCCCTCTACGACGCCCTCTACGACATGCTGCCCCTGGACCGGGCCTCGCGCCTCCTGGACCGGGGGGTGATCGAGGTGGCCCCCCTGGCCTTCATGCGGGGTCGGACCCTGAACGAGGCCTTCGTGATCTTGGACGAGGCCCAGAACACCACCTCGGAGCAGATGAAGATGTTTCTCACCCGCCTCGGCTACGGGTCCAAGGCGGTCATCACGGGGGACGTCACCCAGATCGACCTCCCGGAGAAGCAGGCCTCCGGGCTGGTCGAGGCCGAGGCGATCCTGCGCGGCGTCCCGGGCATCGCCTTCATCCACTTCACCCACCTGGACGTGGTCCGGCACCGGCTGGTGCGGCGGATCATCCAGGCCTACGAAGACCACGAGGCCCGGAGGGGCGGCGGGCGGCCTCCCGGCGAGGGCGCCCCGGTTCCCGGGGCCGGCTGA
- a CDS encoding pyridoxine 5'-phosphate synthase, translating into MPAEVRSEYPGAVPLRYLERAAGRLLRAAGLAEAELSVLLVADAAMAELNGRWLGRPWTTNVISFAQGEGGAPGAGLLGDVVLCVDAARREAEAGGVGLHRRLLELLVHGVVHLLGEDHEAGAAEARRMEARERALMDRLDKEGIMADLCINVDHVATVREARLAAEPDPVQAAVLVELAGADGVVVHLREDRRHIKDRDVRVLRQILKTRLTLEMAATDEMIAIASEIRPDIVTLVPEKRRELTTEGGLDVAAHEGHIREAVARLHDAGVPVSLFVDPEAAQVEAAGRTGADCVEIHTGRYAEARGAEARDREFEAVVAAARAARDLGLRVHAGHGLDYRNTARMASVSEIEEFSIGHAVVARAVLVGMERAVREMLALVKGC; encoded by the coding sequence GTGCCCGCGGAGGTGCGCAGCGAGTACCCGGGGGCGGTGCCCCTCCGGTACCTCGAACGGGCCGCCGGCCGGCTGCTCCGGGCGGCGGGGCTGGCCGAGGCGGAGCTGAGCGTCCTCCTTGTGGCAGATGCGGCCATGGCCGAGCTCAACGGCCGGTGGCTGGGGCGGCCGTGGACCACCAACGTCATCTCCTTCGCCCAGGGGGAGGGCGGGGCGCCGGGGGCGGGTCTTCTCGGCGACGTGGTGCTCTGCGTGGACGCCGCCCGGAGAGAGGCGGAGGCGGGCGGCGTCGGCCTCCATCGGCGCCTCCTCGAGCTCCTCGTCCACGGCGTCGTGCATCTCCTGGGCGAGGACCACGAGGCGGGGGCCGCCGAGGCCCGCCGCATGGAGGCCCGGGAGCGGGCCCTCATGGACAGACTCGACAAGGAGGGAATCATGGCGGACCTTTGCATCAACGTGGACCACGTGGCCACGGTCCGGGAGGCGCGGCTCGCCGCCGAGCCCGACCCGGTCCAGGCCGCGGTGCTGGTGGAACTGGCCGGGGCCGACGGCGTGGTGGTGCACCTCAGGGAGGACCGGCGGCACATCAAGGACCGGGACGTCCGCGTGTTGCGGCAGATCCTGAAGACGCGGCTCACCCTGGAGATGGCGGCCACGGACGAGATGATCGCTATCGCCTCGGAGATCCGGCCCGACATCGTGACCCTGGTGCCGGAAAAGCGCCGGGAACTGACCACCGAGGGGGGGCTGGACGTGGCGGCCCACGAGGGGCACATCCGGGAGGCGGTGGCGCGGCTCCACGACGCCGGCGTACCGGTGAGCCTCTTCGTGGACCCGGAGGCCGCCCAGGTGGAGGCGGCCGGGCGCACGGGGGCCGACTGCGTGGAGATCCACACCGGGCGCTACGCCGAGGCCCGCGGGGCCGAGGCCCGCGACCGGGAGTTCGAGGCCGTGGTGGCGGCGGCCCGGGCCGCCCGGGACCTCGGGCTCCGGGTCCACGCCGGCCACGGCCTCGACTACCGGAACACCGCCCGGATGGCCTCGGTGAGCGAGATCGAGGAGTTCAGCATCGGCCACGCCGTGGTGGCCCGGGCCGTGCTCGTGGGCATGGAGCGGGCTGTGCGGGAGATGCTGGCCCTGGTCAAGGGATGCTGA
- the acpS gene encoding holo-ACP synthase has protein sequence MIVGLGVDIVEIDRIARAVDRWGERFLGRVFTPEERAYCRRSRRPAENLALRFAAKEACSKALGTGMRAGVAWRQISVRHEPSGRPVLGLTGAALDRARRLGATAWHVSLSHERAFGVAVVVLEGRAAVDNDPGRLLNS, from the coding sequence GTGATCGTCGGCCTCGGGGTGGACATCGTGGAGATCGACCGGATCGCGCGGGCCGTGGACCGGTGGGGGGAGCGGTTTCTCGGGCGGGTCTTCACGCCGGAGGAGCGGGCCTACTGCCGCCGGTCCCGGCGTCCCGCCGAGAACCTCGCCCTGCGCTTCGCCGCCAAGGAGGCCTGTTCCAAGGCCCTCGGGACGGGGATGCGGGCCGGGGTGGCCTGGCGGCAGATCTCGGTGCGCCACGAGCCCTCCGGCCGGCCCGTCCTCGGGCTCACCGGGGCGGCCCTGGACCGCGCCCGCCGGCTCGGCGCCACCGCCTGGCACGTCAGCCTCTCCCACGAGCGGGCCTTCGGCGTGGCCGTGGTGGTCCTGGAAGGCCGCGCGGCGGTTGACAACGATCCGGGGCGGTTGCTAAATTCGTGA